A DNA window from Anastrepha obliqua isolate idAnaObli1 chromosome 5, idAnaObli1_1.0, whole genome shotgun sequence contains the following coding sequences:
- the LOC129247735 gene encoding solute carrier organic anion transporter family member 1A5, whose translation MKRLEKEYLAHALFYIRPIVDAFKMTAGTRSSDLSQIAVNANNIPNDSVDCGVKLFGCCNGPKCLKLARLRTFVIVLACAGVVQGVCETYFRISAKEAALEYEYNPILVEWLIVSSGIIQALFALGFAHFAFKMHPIRWLSGTIIAQSIVCVIAAIPAIISFSDSAATTTSSTSLTLCTIAPYQQTILTVQQAQLSTLILLFVLQFALGFGSLAFYTIGVTYLDDNSQSIDSPAVIATALAGRIFGLQVGSFLVMGVGLTTLGWWLGWIIVAPLVLISGILVGLFPKRLPKTVIHQAAQRIIEETHTRTFGSQFSTFIDDVGFWPSMKRLVTNKLLMCNLLGIMFIMSAYVNFELQEESYLQSRFFLPYSEDDGLLQEWEARFVAYFLRPPVAAVGMVVLGLIIAKLKLSGRAISGVNVMLGIHLLAIFIGNIFIKCDVGGIAGVSQGKVLQPFCSRQCTGICQATTFQPICPENSTVTYFSACYAGCSLTTTINNVQIYEGCTCSSNSNAEPQGNLRATEGACSLANCQRMLIGFQVLSLCAAAVLGASIIGKVIITLRSVLPQDKALALATQITLFGLFAYIPVHVAYDMVTRSTCLYWTSEYKICLLRETPKHGNILNIITACLILLGIIFDILVYLFAKDLNVYNCKAIDPNYSPSLYSPVPREDPHTAGVQYAVGGSPSTTVTSDSPMRRHDSEQTRPAPKSEGISVFRNPSSLTNSSAGENSVQENNNNNTGITYAQVVFPPDKHKADDGTTSPKRMAVRADVPLHHLSAQDVRAQLGNLKSFNSEILVDSNEADNQKKGQSAEEKTPLVVNIPAANEVVAKEPVTPVAGVKVLPPVAPKPKKMATTPIETDLNKIEEVPARPLSPETDL comes from the exons ATGAAAAGATTAGAAAAAGAATATTTAGCTCATGCATTATTTTATATTCGACCAATTGTAGATGCTTTCAAAATGACGGCGGGCACTCGTAGTTCAGACTTATCGCAAATAGCCGTGAATGCCAACAACATACCAAATG ATAGTGTTGACTGCGGTGTAAAACTATTTGGTTGCTGTAATGGCCCAAAGTGCCTCAAATTGGCCCGATTACGCACCTTTGTTATTGTATTGGCCTGCGCAGGTGTGGTGCAGGGAGTATGCGAAACTTACTTCCGCATATCGGCAAAGGAAGCAGCACTGGAGTACGAATATAATCCTATACTGGTTG AATGGCTTATCGTTAGCAGCGGCATTATACaagctttgtttgctttgggcTTCGCACACTTCGCCTTTAAAATGCATCCCATAAGGTGGTTATCAGGCACGATCATCGCACAATCGATCGTCTGTGTCATAGCTGCCATACCAGCTATAATAAGCTT CTCCGATAGTGCAGCAACAACTACCAGCAGCACTAGCTTAACTCTTTGCACCATTGCACCATATCAGCAGACGATCCTTACTGTGCAACAGGCCCAGCTTAGTACACTTATACTGCTTTTCGTTCTTCAATTCGCTCTGGGCTTTGGCAGTTTGGCTTTCTACACAATCGGTGTCACATATTTAGATGATAACTCGCAGTCGATTGACAGTCCCGCCGTGATAGCGACAGCATTGGCCGGACGCATCTTCGGCTTACAAGTTGGTTCATTTCTTGTGATGGGCGTTGGTTTAACAACGCTTGGTTGGTGGTTGGGTTGGATTATTGTGGCACCATTAGTACTAATAAGTGGCATATTGGTGGGCCTCTTTCCGAAACGACTACCTAAAACGGTGATACACCAAGCGGCTCAACGCATTATCGAAGAGACGCATACACGCACATTTGGAAGTCAATTTTCCACCTTCATTGATGATGTGGGCTTTTGGCCTTCTATGAAACGCTTAGTCACCAACAAATTATTGATGTGCAATCTATTGGGCATAATGTTCATTATGTCGGCATATGTTAACTTTGAATTGCAAGAGGAGTCATATTTGCAATCGAGGTTCTTTTTGCCCTACAGCGAGGACGATGGACTATTACAGGAATGGGAGGCTCGATTTGTGGCGTACTTCTTGCGGccaccagttgcagcagtgggGATGGTGGTGCTGGGACTAATTATTGCGAAACTTAAGCTGTCAGGCAG GGCCATAAGTGGAGTTAATGTAATGTTGGGTATACATTTATTAGCTATATTCATTgggaatattttcattaaatgtgATGTTGGTGGTATCGCTGGTGTTAGTCAAGGCAAAGTGCTTCAGCCTTTTTGTTCCAGGCAGTGTACCGGCATCTGTCAGGCGACTACTTTCCAACCCATTTGTCCTGAAAACTCCACAGTCACGTACTTTTCAGCCTGCTATGCTGGATGCTCACTTACTACGACCATCAATAATGTGCAG ATCTATGAAGGTTGCACCTGCTCATCGAACTCCAACGCGGAGCCGCAGGGAAATCTGCGTGCAACAGAGGGTGCTTGTAGTTTGGCGAACTGTCAACGCATGTTGATCGGCTTTCAGGTACTAAGCTTGTGTGCCGCCGCTGTTTTGGGCGCCAGCATCATTGGAAAAGTAATCATAACTTTGCGCAGCGTGTTGCCGCAAGACAAAGCTTTAGCTTTGGCAACACAAATTACGCTCTTCGGCTTATTCGCCTATATACCAGTGCACGTCGCTTATGATATGGTCACAA GATCCACCTGCCTATACTGGACATCCGAGTACAAAATTTGCTTGTTGCGCGAAACGCCAAAACATGGCAACATCTTAAATATCATCACAGCTTGTCTAATTTTACTTGGCATTATATTCGACATACTTGTATACCTTTTCGCAAAAGATCTTAATGTATATAACTGTAAAGCAATCGATCCGAATTATTCACCTTCACTTTACTCCCCCGTTCCACGTGAGGATCCTCACACTGCTGGTGTTCAGTATGCTGTTGGTGGAAGTCCTTCCACTACAGTCACAAGTGATTCGCCAATGCGACGCCATGACTCAGAACAAACACGTCCAGCACCTAAATCTGAAGGCATCTCCGTCTTCCGCAACCCCAGTTCACTGACCAATTCTTCAGCGGGCGAAAATAGTGTACaagagaataataataataacacggGAATTACTTATGCGCAAGTTGTCTTTCCCCCAGACAAACATAAAGCTGATGATGGCACCACCAGTCCCAAACGTATGGCTGTAAGAGCTGATGTACCGCTACATCATTTGTCAGCGCAGGATGTTCGTGCGCAACTTGGAAATCTGAAATCATTTAACAGCGAAATTTTGGTGGATAGTAATGAAGCTGATAACCAGAAGAAGGGGCAAAGTGCTGAAGAGAAAACACCGTTGGTAGTAAATATTCCTGCGGCAAATGAGGTTGTCGCGAAGGAACCGGTGACGCCGGTAGCAGGCGTTAAAGTTCTTCCGCCAGTGGCTCCAAAGCCGAAGAAAATGGCAACAACGCCTATAGAAACAgatttgaacaaaattgaaGAGGTGCCAGCTAGACCTTTGAGTCCGGAGACGGATTTATAG